Genomic window (Haloferax sp. Atlit-12N):
CACACAGGAACGGCGAAATCGACTTCGACGACCTCCAAGGCGAGCAGTCCTACAGCGCGTGGGGCGCGTACGGGCAGTCGAAACTCGCAGACCTCATATTCGCGTACGAACTCGACCGGCGGCTTCGCTCGGCGAACGCGACCGTCAAGAGCGTCGCCTGCCACCCCGGATGGGCCGCGACGAACCTCCAGCGGCGCGGTCCCGAACAGTCGGGGTCTCGGCTCCGCCTCTGGATAATGCAACTCGCGAACGCCGTTATCGCCCAGAGCGCCGAACAGGGGGCGCTGGCGATGGTTTACGCCGCGACCGACCCGAACATCGAGGGCGGCGAGTACGTCGGCCCCGACGGGTTCCGCAACATGCGCGGCACCCCCGAAGTGCAGGAGTCGAGCGAACAGTCCTACGACGTGGACACCGCCCGACGGCTGTGGGAGGTCTCCGAAGAACTCACCGGCGTCTCGTTCGACCAACTCCTGCTCGCGGCGAACTAACAATCGCCCGGTCGTCTCACCGACGCGGGTCGAAGTTACCCTACTGGCTGCCGAGCTCGGTCCCTCCGCTATATCTGTCCCGTCCGGAGACCGCAGTCGAAGCCGTCACCGACTGGCAATCGGATTGAGGATGTGTCCGTTGGCAATCGTCTGACTGATTAGCCTGTGTTCTGCCCGTCGGAGCAGGTCCGAGAGCGCGGGTGCTGAGATACCAAGTTCCGCTGCGACCTCGGCCGTCGATGCGGTCCGCGGCGTGTCGTAGTACCCGAGCGAGAAAGCGAGCCTCATGGCCTCGTACTGTCTGTCGGTCAGGCCGAACTGCGCCCGTTCATCGGGGTGTTCGGGGTCCGAAGAGATGTTGAGGAGTTCGAAGGGAAGCCCGTACACTTGACAGCGGTCCCGAAGCGTGCTGAGCGCGTCGTAGTCGGCGAACATCTTCCGTTCTATCCACCCCTCGCCGGTGATAATCGCTTCCATCAACACCCCCTCGAACTGCGTGGGGTCGTGCGACTCGAGAACGTCGGATGCCCGCTCGGTGATGACCTGATAGAACCAGCCGTCAGGCGTCTCACCGACGGGCCGCACGTCGACGACCTCCGGTTGCTCGACGGCCTCGGCCTCGAACGCGTCTCTCGCGTCCGCTTCGACACTCACCATGAAGATGTACTTCGAGTCCTCGAGCCGAATCATCTGCGAGAGCGAAATCTCCCGACTCGGGAGCGACCGAGCCAGTTTGACGAGCGGGAGGACGTCCGACGATAGGAGAATCTCCGCGACGATAGCCATACCTCCCAATCGGTGCCGAGCCGTATAACCCCTCCTCGGCGATGAGGTGAGAGCTATATACCGGCCGGTTTTGAAATACGCTAACGGTGACACATCCAGACGAGAACGAGGCCGTCGTAACGTGGACCGTGGGGATGGCCGGGCTTCGGGAACTCCCGAAGCGAATCGCGTGCAACGGCATCGATTTCGGCCGCGTGTTGTGGTGGAGCGTGTTCGCCGTCGTCCCCGTCGCGTTACTGATTTTCGGGGCGCTCGCCGGTGACAGCGGCCCGTTCGTGTACAGTATGTACTGCGCGGTGGTACTGACGGCAGTCCTCCAGAGTTCGGAACGGTTCATCGGCATGCGCGTCGCGGTCGACGGCGGCGACGGCGAACTCGAAAGCACCTACCACATGGGCGACCCCTCGCTGTTTCGGAGCGACGAGGACGTGACGACCTCGCTTTCGGAGGTCGAAACTGCCCGGTTCGTGTCGCTCGGAGAACGGACTGCGGTCCGGCTGTACTACGGGAAGTCGTTCGTCAACAAGCCCACCATGTTTCTCGTCCCGGACGAGTTCGAACCCCGGTTCCGCGAGACGCTCCGTCAGTACGACGTTTCGATTTCCACGGATTCGACGCCGAAATCGGCCGATTGGGTGTGGGTTCGGCTCGCCGTGACCGCTCTCTTATTGGGTGCGATTCCGCTCGGAACCGTCTTCGTCTGGCCCGCCGGTTCGGTTCCCTTCCTGCTCGCCGTGGTCGGACACGCCGCCTTCGTACTGCGGCAGGGGTGGTGACGACTGTCGCCTCAGAGCACAGCCAAAATATGTTTATATTCAGATGTTTTTGTCGGTGATGATGCCCTCCACGTCGTCTACTGTCTCGCCGCAGTCGAACTGCCTTCAACACGAACGGGTGTCGTGATGCCCGGCTTCCTGACCCGCATTGCCGACGGATGGAGTCACGCTGTTGATGATCCGCGTCTCGTCGTGGTTCCTATCCTATTTGGGATTCTCAACGTGGACAAGATGTTAGCCGTTCTCACTCACGATGGCGTGTACTTCGGGGTCACCTTCGGTACGCCGTTTTCGCCCGGCTCAGTGTGGGAGTTCGTTGCGGCACCCAATACCGGAGTCAATCTCTCCCCCGGCGTTCCGGTCGGCACGGAGGCGCGACTGGTTGTCCTCGGGGTGGTTGCCATCGTCGTGAAATCGCTCCTCGCGGCGGGATACTTCGGAAGCCTCGCCGACCAGTTGAAACGCGGCGAATTCGAGTTCTTCGATAACGTCCGGGCACACGGGGTTCCGTTTCTGGTCTTGACCGCGGTGCCGTCCCTCATCGTCTTCGGCGGTGCGCTCGCCCTCATGGGGACCGTTCGCAACCCCGGTACGGAGTTGTTCGTGGTCGTCGCACTCTCCGCCGTCGCGTACTTCGTTGCGACGTACTTCGTTTACGCGACGCCGTATCTGATTGTCCTCCGGGATGTCGGGTTGTTTGACGCACTTCGAGCGTCTGTCTCTTTCGCCGTCGGCGGCGGGGCGTACTTCAGTTATTTTCTCAAATACGGGGCGTTGGTTCTCGGCATCTCCTTCTTTGCGACGATACTCGTCGTCAACGTGCCGGGAATCGGACTGCTGGTCGGCGTTCTCGGCGGCGGACTGTTGGGACTCGCGTTGAACGCCACGACGATGCGGTTCGTCGCGGACATCGACTCCGCGTCTCCCTCGCTCGGGTCGTGGGACGACGACGTGATGGTGTGAGTGGAGTCACAAAACCGCCCGGTAACACCGACGCCACCCGCTTTCGGTCACGTCGCCGAGAAGGTATATAGAGTCGACGCGTAGGTGCGCACGTAATGAAAGTCGGCTCCGAGACGAAGCTCTACAAGGCGGAGCGCACCGACGTCTCCCAGAATCAGGGGAAGTTCCGGACCTACTTCAACTTCCCCGGCCGCGCCCTGCCGGACCACGCGGACCACGGCTACGGCCCGCTCGCGACCATCGTCGAGTCGTTCATGGACCCCGACACCCACATCGCGATGCACCCCCACCGCGACGAGGAAATCATCTCGTGGGTGCCCGCCGGCGTGATGCGCCACGGCGACCAAGACGGCAACGACCTCGTCACCGACGCCGACCACCTGATGGTGATGAACGCAGGCGAGACGTTCTGGCACGAGGAGTTCACCCGCGCGGACGACCCGCCGCTCCGGATGCTCCAGATGTTCGTCCGGCCCCACAGCCTCGGGCTGGAGCCGAACATCCAACACG
Coding sequences:
- a CDS encoding helix-turn-helix domain-containing protein gives rise to the protein MAIVAEILLSSDVLPLVKLARSLPSREISLSQMIRLEDSKYIFMVSVEADARDAFEAEAVEQPEVVDVRPVGETPDGWFYQVITERASDVLESHDPTQFEGVLMEAIITGEGWIERKMFADYDALSTLRDRCQVYGLPFELLNISSDPEHPDERAQFGLTDRQYEAMRLAFSLGYYDTPRTASTAEVAAELGISAPALSDLLRRAEHRLISQTIANGHILNPIASR
- a CDS encoding oxidoreductase, which translates into the protein MSERNESVESADDTGDVGTVVVTGANSGLGFEVTKMLAERGAHVVMACRSTQRGEEAKRKIEADLPEASLVVHELDLADLDSVAAFADWFTSTYDELHVLCNNAGVMAIPRKETEQGFEYQFGVNYLGHFALTGHLLPVLNRTPGETRVVTQSSVAHRNGEIDFDDLQGEQSYSAWGAYGQSKLADLIFAYELDRRLRSANATVKSVACHPGWAATNLQRRGPEQSGSRLRLWIMQLANAVIAQSAEQGALAMVYAATDPNIEGGEYVGPDGFRNMRGTPEVQESSEQSYDVDTARRLWEVSEELTGVSFDQLLLAAN
- a CDS encoding pirin family protein; protein product: MKVGSETKLYKAERTDVSQNQGKFRTYFNFPGRALPDHADHGYGPLATIVESFMDPDTHIAMHPHRDEEIISWVPAGVMRHGDQDGNDLVTDADHLMVMNAGETFWHEEFTRADDPPLRMLQMFVRPHSLGLEPNIQHEPIDAPVEGEWRHLFGPEGSDAPLFVRNEVDLFDLRLDAGSSADLPEIEGRDAYFYVFDGAVKAAGTRFGKTESGLLVDDAGVTLTAEEDATVVAFLIDPDAPVTRQGTIGR